In one Streptomyces sp. T12 genomic region, the following are encoded:
- a CDS encoding bifunctional diguanylate cyclase/phosphodiesterase gives MEPTESAAPNSRLRRMAGVWRGWAARTAQRSRSERGAGSAAGQHTATEGRTTVQPGAGRTDDLPGSEHERHLSWPALPAAVVAAAGFVLGAGFYQAFSGHHALFPSGTVGWSLAVLTGIIVGHLVALGRARWWGGTGSGAALTLAVLVLYGWVPAGMVSLTVVVLVGTARRGRWRQGVLHGAVDILGIAAGALVLAAFGRVPTVEHPWNPDTWTLYTAPSVVLVAAAYLAVSRVLLWYLHAPRGGLPTVARTALVRQGLVAVALLGIAPLVCVVATAKPLLLPLFSIPLIALDSTLWIARARAEEQLRDPLTGLPNRQWLLERIWTALDDAERIGARSALMLIDLDRFRSVNDTLGHLAGDRLLLQIADRLRLALPRGAEAARLGGDEFAVLLPVADSTTSATRVARGLVTALSSPLDLDGLTLVLEASAGVAVFPDHALDAEGMLRRADVAMYQAKRDRTGVEVYESKRDSNTPDRLGLLGDLRRALDAHEVELHYQPKVRFDGQVAGLEALVRWVHPERGKVPPDEFIAIAESSGLMPHLTEYVLETALGQVARWRSQGLYVPVAVNVSPRDVHTPGFAGSVAARLARHGVPAGALQLEITEHVLLEDPQRAADTLAGLTGHGVKMSLDDFGTGYSSLVHLRRLPVSELKIDRSFVARLAVDTEDAEIVRCTVDLAHSLGLLVVAEGVEDDETWERLRDLGCDAVQGWLVAAAMPPEETTAWLRARGSRGWVRPKAALPAAE, from the coding sequence ATGGAACCGACCGAGAGCGCCGCCCCGAACTCACGGCTGCGCCGGATGGCCGGCGTGTGGCGGGGGTGGGCGGCGCGGACCGCGCAACGTTCGCGCTCGGAAAGAGGCGCGGGCAGCGCCGCCGGGCAGCACACCGCGACGGAGGGCCGCACCACCGTGCAGCCCGGCGCCGGGCGCACCGACGACCTGCCGGGCTCCGAGCACGAACGGCACCTGTCCTGGCCCGCGCTGCCCGCGGCGGTCGTCGCGGCGGCCGGGTTCGTCCTCGGCGCCGGGTTCTACCAGGCGTTCAGCGGCCACCACGCCCTCTTCCCGTCCGGCACCGTCGGCTGGTCGCTGGCCGTGCTGACCGGCATCATCGTCGGCCACCTGGTCGCGCTCGGCCGCGCCCGCTGGTGGGGCGGCACCGGCTCCGGCGCCGCCCTCACCCTCGCCGTGCTGGTGCTGTACGGCTGGGTGCCGGCCGGCATGGTCAGCCTCACCGTCGTCGTCCTGGTCGGCACAGCCCGCCGGGGCCGCTGGCGGCAGGGCGTGCTGCACGGCGCGGTGGACATCCTCGGCATCGCCGCCGGGGCCCTCGTGCTGGCCGCCTTCGGCCGCGTACCGACCGTCGAGCACCCCTGGAACCCCGACACTTGGACGCTCTACACCGCCCCCAGTGTGGTGCTGGTCGCCGCCGCCTATCTCGCGGTCAGCCGTGTCCTGCTCTGGTATCTGCACGCCCCGCGCGGCGGCCTGCCCACCGTCGCCCGCACCGCGCTGGTCAGACAGGGTCTGGTCGCCGTCGCCCTGCTCGGCATCGCCCCGCTGGTGTGCGTGGTCGCCACCGCCAAGCCCCTGCTGCTGCCGCTGTTCTCCATCCCGCTCATCGCCCTGGACTCCACCCTGTGGATCGCGCGGGCCAGGGCGGAGGAGCAGTTGCGCGATCCGCTGACCGGACTGCCCAACCGGCAGTGGCTGCTGGAACGCATCTGGACCGCGCTCGACGACGCCGAGCGCATCGGCGCCCGGTCCGCCCTGATGCTGATCGACCTCGACCGGTTCCGATCGGTCAACGACACGCTCGGTCATCTCGCCGGTGACCGGTTGCTGTTGCAGATAGCGGACCGGCTGCGCCTTGCCCTGCCGCGCGGAGCGGAGGCCGCGCGACTCGGCGGCGACGAGTTCGCCGTCTTACTGCCCGTCGCCGACTCCACGACGTCCGCGACCCGGGTCGCCCGCGGCCTCGTCACCGCCCTCAGCTCCCCGCTCGACCTCGACGGGCTCACCCTGGTCCTGGAGGCGAGCGCCGGCGTCGCCGTCTTCCCCGACCACGCCCTCGACGCCGAGGGGATGCTGCGGCGCGCGGACGTGGCGATGTACCAGGCGAAGCGGGACCGCACGGGCGTAGAGGTCTACGAGTCGAAGCGAGACTCGAACACCCCGGACCGGCTGGGACTGCTGGGGGACCTGCGCCGAGCCCTCGACGCGCACGAGGTCGAGCTGCACTACCAGCCGAAGGTCCGCTTCGACGGACAGGTCGCCGGCCTTGAGGCCCTGGTGCGCTGGGTGCATCCCGAGCGCGGGAAGGTGCCGCCGGACGAGTTCATAGCGATCGCCGAGTCGTCGGGGCTGATGCCGCATCTGACGGAGTACGTGCTGGAGACGGCGCTCGGGCAGGTGGCGCGGTGGCGTTCCCAGGGCCTGTACGTGCCCGTCGCGGTCAACGTCTCCCCGCGCGACGTCCACACCCCCGGATTCGCCGGCTCCGTCGCCGCGCGGCTCGCCCGGCACGGCGTCCCGGCGGGAGCGCTCCAGCTGGAGATAACGGAACACGTCCTCCTGGAGGACCCGCAGCGCGCCGCCGACACCCTCGCCGGGCTGACCGGACACGGCGTGAAGATGTCCCTGGACGACTTCGGCACGGGGTATTCGTCCCTGGTGCACCTGAGACGGCTGCCGGTGAGCGAGCTGAAGATCGACCGCTCGTTCGTGGCCAGGCTGGCGGTGGACACCGAGGACGCGGAGATCGTGCGCTGCACGGTGGACCTGGCGCATTCGCTCGGCCTGCTCGTGGTCGCCGAGGGCGTCGAGGACGACGAGACCTGGGAACGCCTGCGGGACCTGGGCTGCGACGCCGTACAGGGCTGGCTGGTCGCGGCGGCGATGCCGCCGGAGGAGACGACCGCGTGGCTGCGGGCGCGGGGTTCGCGGGGGTGGGTGCGGCCGAAGGCGGCTCTTCCTGCGGCCGAGTGA
- a CDS encoding TetR/AcrR family transcriptional regulator: MSIQTRRERERAERERLIVTAARELAEAEGWEAVTTRRLAAEIEYSQPVLYSHFKGKEAIMAAVAVQGCAELAAEMRTASRAAKGKRATLAAVGEAYTAFARRRPALYDAMFTHRVDLPFATPEAPAELQEAFAELLAAVEPIAAEGDDPGLLTETYWAGLHGLVTLMRSGRLPEGAHERRLELLTGHFTAQASR, from the coding sequence ATGTCCATCCAGACGCGCCGGGAGCGCGAACGAGCGGAGCGCGAGCGGCTGATCGTCACGGCCGCGCGGGAGCTGGCGGAGGCCGAGGGCTGGGAGGCGGTCACCACGCGCCGCCTGGCGGCCGAGATCGAGTACAGCCAGCCTGTCCTCTACAGCCACTTCAAGGGCAAGGAGGCGATCATGGCGGCGGTGGCGGTGCAGGGCTGCGCCGAGCTCGCCGCCGAGATGCGCACGGCATCCCGGGCGGCGAAGGGCAAGCGCGCGACGCTCGCGGCGGTGGGCGAGGCGTACACGGCGTTCGCGCGGCGCCGGCCGGCGCTGTACGACGCGATGTTCACGCACCGCGTGGACCTGCCGTTCGCCACGCCCGAGGCCCCGGCGGAGCTGCAGGAGGCGTTCGCCGAACTGCTGGCGGCGGTCGAGCCGATCGCCGCCGAGGGCGACGACCCTGGCCTGCTGACGGAGACGTACTGGGCCGGACTGCACGGCCTGGTGACGCTGATGCGCAGCGGGCGACTACCGGAGGGAGCGCACGAGAGGCGGCTGGAGCTGCTGACGGGTCACTTCACGGCACAGGCGAGCCGTTAG
- a CDS encoding DUF4267 domain-containing protein — MTVTAYTLAVVLNLFVLFIGARFLLQPRPAAVGYGVPADPGGDASAYLTVKGLRDGAFGLLGLVLLAFVGAEAGAWFMLCVAVIPLFDTVIVLRHGGTKAVAFGIHFATAVVVLISAGLLFAV; from the coding sequence ATGACCGTCACCGCGTACACCCTGGCCGTCGTACTCAACTTGTTCGTCCTGTTCATCGGGGCCCGCTTCCTGCTCCAGCCCCGCCCCGCCGCCGTCGGCTACGGCGTCCCGGCCGACCCCGGCGGCGATGCTTCCGCGTACCTCACGGTCAAGGGCCTGCGCGACGGCGCCTTCGGCCTCCTGGGGCTCGTGCTGCTCGCGTTCGTCGGAGCCGAGGCCGGGGCCTGGTTCATGCTCTGTGTCGCCGTGATTCCGCTGTTCGACACCGTGATAGTGCTGCGCCACGGCGGCACGAAGGCCGTCGCGTTCGGGATCCACTTCGCCACGGCAGTCGTTGTGCTCATCAGTGCCGGACTGCTGTTCGCCGTCTGA
- the gatC gene encoding Asp-tRNA(Asn)/Glu-tRNA(Gln) amidotransferase subunit GatC, with the protein MPGITREEVAHLARLARLELKPEELEHFAGQLDDIIGAVARVSEVADQDVPPTSHPLPLTNVMRADEVRPSLTPEQALSGAPAQEQQRFKVPQILGED; encoded by the coding sequence ATGCCTGGCATCACGCGCGAGGAGGTCGCCCACCTCGCCCGGCTGGCGCGTCTGGAGCTGAAGCCCGAAGAGCTTGAACACTTCGCCGGCCAGCTGGACGACATCATCGGCGCGGTGGCCCGCGTCAGCGAGGTCGCCGACCAAGACGTACCGCCGACCTCGCACCCGCTCCCGCTGACGAACGTCATGCGCGCGGACGAGGTCCGTCCCTCGCTCACCCCCGAGCAGGCGCTCTCCGGCGCCCCGGCCCAGGAGCAGCAGCGTTTCAAGGTGCCGCAGATCCTGGGGGAGGACTAA
- the gatA gene encoding Asp-tRNA(Asn)/Glu-tRNA(Gln) amidotransferase subunit GatA encodes MTDIIKLTAAETAAKIASGELTAVEVTEAHLARIEAVDEKVHAFLHVDREGALAQARAVDEKRAKGEKLGPLAGVPLALKDIFTTEGIPTTVGSKILEGWIPPYDATLTKKLKAADVVILGKTNMDEFAMGSSTENSAYGPTGNPWDLTKIPGGSGGGSSAALASFQAPLAIGTDTGGSIRQPAAVTGTVGVKPTYGAVSRFGMVAFSSSLDQGGPCARTVLDAALLHEVIAGHDPLDSTSIDAPVPPVVEAARNGSVEGMRVGVVKQFRGEGYQAGVIQRFDESVALLKELGAEIVELDCPSFDLALSAYYLIAPSECSSNLARFDGLRYGLRTGDDGTNSAEAVTSITREAGFGPEVKRRIMLGTYALSSGYYDAYYGSAQKVRTLITRDFEKAFEQVDVIVSPTTPTTAFPIGERADDPMAMYLADLCTIPTNLAGNAAMSLPCGLAPEDNLPVGLQIIAPALKDDRLYKVGAAVEAAFVEKWGHPLLEEAPSL; translated from the coding sequence ATGACGGACATCATCAAGCTCACGGCCGCCGAGACCGCCGCGAAGATCGCCTCCGGCGAGCTCACCGCGGTCGAGGTCACCGAGGCCCACCTCGCCCGGATCGAGGCCGTCGACGAGAAGGTGCACGCCTTCCTGCACGTCGACCGCGAGGGCGCCCTGGCCCAGGCCCGTGCCGTGGACGAGAAGCGGGCCAAGGGCGAGAAGCTCGGTCCGCTGGCCGGCGTTCCCCTCGCGCTCAAGGACATCTTCACCACCGAGGGCATTCCGACGACCGTCGGTTCGAAGATCCTCGAGGGCTGGATCCCGCCGTACGACGCGACCCTCACCAAGAAGCTCAAGGCCGCCGACGTCGTCATCCTCGGCAAGACCAACATGGACGAGTTCGCCATGGGGTCGTCGACGGAGAACAGCGCCTACGGCCCGACCGGCAACCCGTGGGACCTGACCAAGATCCCCGGCGGCTCCGGCGGTGGGTCGAGCGCCGCGCTCGCCTCCTTCCAGGCACCCCTCGCCATCGGCACCGACACCGGCGGCTCCATCCGCCAGCCGGCCGCCGTCACCGGCACGGTGGGCGTCAAGCCGACGTACGGCGCGGTCTCGCGCTTCGGCATGGTGGCGTTCTCGTCCTCCCTGGACCAGGGCGGTCCCTGCGCCCGTACGGTCCTGGACGCGGCCCTCCTGCACGAGGTCATCGCCGGGCACGACCCGCTGGACTCCACGTCCATCGACGCCCCGGTCCCGCCGGTCGTCGAGGCCGCCCGCAACGGCAGCGTCGAGGGCATGCGCGTCGGCGTCGTCAAGCAGTTCCGCGGCGAGGGCTACCAGGCCGGTGTCATCCAGCGCTTCGACGAGTCCGTCGCCCTGCTCAAGGAGCTGGGCGCCGAGATCGTCGAGCTGGACTGCCCGTCCTTCGACCTCGCGCTGTCGGCGTACTACCTCATCGCGCCGTCCGAGTGTTCGTCCAACCTCGCCCGCTTCGACGGCCTGCGCTACGGCCTGCGTACCGGCGACGACGGCACGAACTCCGCCGAGGCGGTCACGTCGATCACCCGTGAGGCTGGCTTCGGCCCCGAGGTCAAGCGCCGCATCATGCTCGGCACCTACGCCCTGTCGAGCGGGTACTACGACGCGTACTACGGCTCCGCGCAGAAGGTCCGTACGCTCATCACCCGCGACTTCGAGAAGGCCTTCGAGCAGGTCGACGTCATCGTCTCGCCGACGACGCCGACCACCGCCTTCCCGATCGGCGAGCGTGCCGACGACCCGATGGCGATGTACCTCGCCGACCTGTGCACCATCCCGACGAACCTCGCGGGCAACGCGGCCATGTCGCTGCCCTGCGGTCTGGCTCCGGAGGACAACCTGCCGGTCGGCCTGCAGATCATCGCCCCGGCGCTGAAGGACGACCGCCTGTACAAGGTCGGCGCCGCCGTCGAGGCCGCCTTCGTGGAAAAGTGGGGGCACCCGCTCCTCGAGGAGGCTCCGTCGCTGTGA
- the gatB gene encoding Asp-tRNA(Asn)/Glu-tRNA(Gln) amidotransferase subunit GatB codes for MTTTTDLVSYEDALASYDPVMGLEVHVELGTKTKMFCGCSTELGQDANTQTCPTCLGLPGSLPVVNATGVESAIKIGLALNCEIAEWCRFARKNYFYPDMPKNFQTSQYDEPIAFNGYLDVQLEDGETFRVEIERAHMEEDTGKSTHVGGATGRIHGASHSLLDYNRAGIPLIEIVTKPIEGAGERAPEVAKAYVRELRELIKALGVSEARMEMGQMRCDVNLSLRPNGTEKFGTRSETKNVNSLRSVERAARYEIQRHAAVLSSGGTIIQETRHFHEDTGSTTSGRVKEEAEDYRYFPEPDLVPVAPTREWVEEIRAGLPELPLARRNRLVAEWGISATDMQAILNAGALDPIVATIDAGADAASARKWWMGELARSANESGKSLDELAITPEQVARVTALVTEGSLNDKLARQVIEGVLAGEGTPDEVVEKRGLKVVSDEGALTTAVEEAIAGNPGIADKIRGGKVAAAGALVGAVMKATRGQADAARVKELILEKLGVSEG; via the coding sequence GTGACCACCACGACCGACCTGGTGTCGTACGAGGACGCGCTGGCGTCGTACGACCCCGTCATGGGCCTTGAGGTCCATGTCGAACTCGGCACCAAGACCAAGATGTTCTGCGGCTGTTCGACCGAACTCGGTCAGGACGCCAACACGCAGACCTGCCCCACCTGCCTCGGCCTGCCCGGCTCGCTCCCGGTCGTCAACGCGACCGGCGTCGAGTCCGCGATCAAGATCGGCCTCGCGCTGAACTGCGAGATCGCCGAGTGGTGCCGCTTCGCCCGGAAGAACTACTTCTATCCGGACATGCCGAAGAACTTCCAGACCTCCCAGTACGACGAGCCGATCGCCTTCAACGGCTACCTCGACGTACAGCTGGAGGACGGCGAGACCTTCCGCGTGGAGATCGAGCGCGCCCACATGGAGGAGGACACCGGCAAGTCGACGCACGTCGGCGGCGCGACGGGCCGTATCCACGGCGCCTCGCACTCGCTCCTCGACTACAACCGCGCCGGCATCCCGCTCATCGAGATCGTCACCAAGCCGATCGAGGGCGCGGGCGAGCGTGCCCCCGAGGTGGCGAAGGCGTACGTCCGTGAGCTGCGCGAGCTCATCAAGGCGCTCGGCGTCTCCGAGGCCCGGATGGAGATGGGCCAGATGCGCTGCGACGTGAACCTGTCGCTGCGCCCGAACGGCACCGAGAAGTTCGGCACGCGTTCGGAGACGAAGAACGTGAACTCGCTGCGGTCCGTGGAGCGCGCGGCCCGCTACGAGATCCAGCGTCACGCCGCCGTGCTGAGCAGCGGCGGGACGATCATCCAGGAGACGCGCCACTTCCACGAGGACACGGGGTCGACGACCTCGGGCCGAGTGAAGGAGGAGGCCGAGGACTACCGGTACTTCCCCGAGCCGGACCTGGTTCCGGTGGCGCCCACGCGCGAGTGGGTCGAGGAGATCCGCGCCGGGCTGCCGGAGCTGCCGCTGGCCCGCCGCAACCGCCTCGTCGCGGAGTGGGGCATCTCGGCCACCGACATGCAGGCGATCCTCAACGCCGGCGCCCTGGACCCGATCGTTGCCACGATCGACGCCGGTGCCGACGCGGCCTCCGCCCGCAAGTGGTGGATGGGCGAACTCGCCCGCAGCGCCAACGAGTCGGGCAAGTCGCTGGACGAGCTGGCCATCACGCCGGAGCAGGTCGCCCGGGTCACCGCCCTGGTCACCGAGGGCTCCCTCAACGACAAGCTGGCCCGCCAGGTCATCGAGGGCGTTCTCGCGGGCGAAGGCACCCCGGACGAGGTCGTCGAGAAGCGGGGTCTGAAGGTCGTCTCCGACGAGGGCGCCCTCACCACCGCCGTCGAGGAGGCCATCGCCGGCAACCCGGGCATCGCGGACAAGATCCGCGGCGGCAAGGTGGCCGCGGCCGGTGCCCTGGTCGGCGCGGTCATGAAGGCGACCCGGGGCCAGGCCGACGCGGCGCGCGTCAAGGAGCTGATCCTGGAGAAGCTGGGCGTCAGCGAGGGCTGA
- a CDS encoding cyclopropane-fatty-acyl-phospholipid synthase family protein produces MPDITPRTSSEDLTKRLTHARYPRSNSYDVRWVIDNQMGPNALWLLEWLAPALGLDALRPCARVLDLGCGRAMTSVFLAREYHAQVTAADLWVKPDENALRIAEAGFADRVLPVHAEAHDLPFAEGSFDAIVSIDAYQYFGTADLYLPTLTRLLKPGGRIGVVVPALREEPEGTEPPEHLKPYWEPDFWCFHTADWWRRHWTRSGAVEVETADWLEDGWRDWLLWCDVIAEESPEEFHRTMARRVGEMVRLDEGRALGFVRLVGRRI; encoded by the coding sequence ATGCCAGACATCACCCCGAGGACCTCGAGTGAGGACCTCACCAAGCGGCTGACCCACGCCCGCTACCCGCGCAGCAACAGCTACGACGTCCGCTGGGTCATCGACAACCAGATGGGCCCGAACGCGCTGTGGCTGCTGGAGTGGCTGGCCCCCGCCCTCGGCCTGGACGCCCTGCGCCCCTGCGCACGCGTCCTCGACCTGGGCTGCGGCCGGGCGATGACCTCCGTCTTCCTGGCCAGGGAGTACCACGCCCAGGTCACCGCCGCCGACCTGTGGGTCAAGCCCGACGAGAACGCCCTGCGCATCGCCGAGGCCGGTTTCGCCGACCGTGTGCTGCCCGTGCACGCCGAGGCGCACGACCTGCCGTTCGCCGAGGGCAGCTTCGACGCGATCGTGAGCATCGACGCGTACCAGTACTTCGGCACCGCCGACCTCTATCTGCCCACGCTCACCCGGCTGTTGAAGCCCGGCGGGCGGATCGGTGTCGTCGTGCCCGCGCTGCGGGAGGAGCCGGAGGGCACCGAGCCTCCGGAGCATCTGAAGCCCTACTGGGAGCCCGACTTCTGGTGCTTCCACACCGCCGACTGGTGGCGGCGCCACTGGACGCGCAGCGGGGCCGTGGAGGTCGAGACCGCCGACTGGCTGGAAGACGGCTGGCGGGACTGGCTGCTGTGGTGCGACGTGATCGCCGAGGAGAGCCCGGAGGAGTTCCATCGCACGATGGCCCGCCGGGTCGGCGAGATGGTACGGCTCGACGAGGGCCGCGCGCTGGGCTTCGTACGGCTCGTAGGCCGCCGTATCTGA
- a CDS encoding MMPL family transporter gives MAALARWCVQRRLLPVLLWLLAFGGVSAAAAVTGSAYSNDYEVPGTESGRATQLLEDGFPGLGGDSDTVVWHTDSGTVRAVDVEQTMTRTLDEIAELPGVAAVGSPYDKQGAAQISEDGHTAYATVTFDGSAETLDKGEAQAVVSAAEAAEADGLQVELGGSAVGLTESPGGHLAEVVGVAVAAVVLFLAFGSLAASLLPIATALVSVGTAYAGIVLLGHAMTVADFAPMLGMLIGLGVGIDYALFIVTRHRRGLKRGLTVTESITNAVATTGRAVVFAGATVCIALLGMLILQLSFLNGVAIAASLTVVLTVAASVTLLPALLSFIGMHALSRRERRRLTEHGPEPELPTGFAARWSAFVERHPKVLGAIALAVITVLALPTLGLRLGTSDQGNNPESSTTRQAYDLLAEGFGPGVNGPLTLVTKVDGGDDKLALDNLDATLRTTEGVASVTPVTYNTGGDTAYLTVVPESSPQSQQTSDLVDRLRSEVLPRAETGTSLDVHVGGMTAGYDDFADVIVGKLPLFVGVVIGLGCLLLLLAFRSVGIPLKAAVMNVAAVAAAFGVVVAIFQWGWGSELLGLGRAGPIEPFLPVIMVSVLFGLSMDYQVFLVSRMYEEWLETGDNRRAVRIGLAETGRVINSAAVIMISVFLAFVLSGDRVIAMFGIALAAAVALDAFVLRTLLVPALMHMLGGANWWLPRWLDERMPRISIEPPESRAAHERLAAVTDAEVADVLAEEERQRDVRDIAG, from the coding sequence GTGGCAGCCCTTGCACGCTGGTGTGTACAACGCCGCCTCCTCCCTGTTCTGCTGTGGCTCCTGGCCTTCGGCGGGGTGAGCGCGGCCGCCGCCGTGACGGGCTCCGCGTACTCGAACGACTACGAGGTCCCCGGCACCGAGTCGGGCCGCGCCACCCAGCTGCTTGAGGACGGCTTCCCCGGCCTCGGCGGCGACAGCGACACCGTTGTCTGGCACACCGACTCCGGGACGGTCCGCGCGGTCGACGTCGAACAGACCATGACCCGCACCCTGGACGAGATCGCGGAACTGCCCGGCGTCGCGGCCGTGGGCAGCCCGTACGACAAGCAGGGCGCCGCGCAGATCAGCGAGGACGGGCACACGGCGTACGCCACCGTCACCTTCGACGGCAGCGCCGAGACCCTCGACAAGGGCGAGGCGCAGGCCGTGGTGAGCGCGGCCGAGGCCGCCGAGGCCGACGGACTCCAGGTGGAGCTGGGCGGCAGCGCGGTCGGGCTCACCGAGTCGCCGGGCGGGCATCTCGCCGAGGTCGTCGGGGTGGCCGTCGCCGCGGTCGTGCTGTTCCTCGCCTTCGGCTCGCTCGCCGCCTCGCTGCTGCCCATCGCCACCGCGCTGGTCAGCGTCGGCACCGCGTACGCCGGGATCGTGCTGCTCGGGCACGCCATGACCGTCGCCGACTTCGCGCCCATGCTCGGGATGCTCATCGGGCTCGGCGTCGGCATCGACTACGCCCTGTTCATCGTCACCCGGCACCGGCGCGGACTGAAACGCGGGCTGACCGTCACCGAGTCGATCACCAACGCCGTGGCGACCACCGGACGCGCGGTCGTGTTCGCGGGTGCCACCGTGTGCATCGCCCTGCTCGGGATGCTGATCCTCCAGCTCAGCTTCCTCAACGGCGTCGCGATCGCCGCCTCGCTGACCGTGGTCCTGACGGTCGCCGCCTCCGTGACCCTGCTGCCCGCCCTGCTGTCCTTCATCGGCATGCACGCCCTGAGCCGTCGCGAGCGGCGCCGGCTGACGGAGCACGGTCCCGAGCCCGAGCTGCCGACCGGGTTCGCCGCCCGCTGGTCGGCGTTCGTGGAGCGCCACCCCAAGGTGCTCGGCGCGATCGCCCTGGCCGTCATCACGGTCCTCGCCCTGCCCACCCTCGGCCTGCGCCTGGGCACCTCCGACCAGGGCAACAACCCCGAGTCCTCCACCACACGCCAGGCCTACGACCTCCTCGCCGAGGGCTTCGGCCCCGGCGTGAACGGCCCCCTCACCCTGGTCACCAAGGTCGACGGCGGCGACGACAAGCTCGCCCTCGACAACCTCGACGCCACCCTGCGCACCACCGAAGGCGTCGCGTCGGTGACGCCGGTGACGTACAACACCGGCGGCGACACCGCGTACCTCACCGTCGTACCGGAGTCCTCCCCGCAGTCGCAGCAGACCAGCGACCTCGTCGACCGGCTGCGCTCCGAGGTCCTGCCGCGCGCCGAGACCGGCACCTCACTCGATGTGCACGTCGGCGGCATGACGGCCGGCTACGACGACTTCGCCGACGTGATCGTCGGCAAGCTGCCGCTGTTCGTCGGCGTCGTCATCGGCCTGGGCTGTCTGCTGCTCCTGCTCGCCTTCCGGTCCGTCGGCATCCCCCTGAAGGCCGCGGTGATGAACGTGGCCGCGGTCGCCGCCGCCTTCGGCGTCGTCGTGGCGATCTTCCAGTGGGGCTGGGGGAGCGAGCTGCTGGGGCTGGGCCGCGCGGGCCCGATCGAGCCCTTCCTGCCGGTCATCATGGTGTCGGTGCTGTTCGGCCTCTCCATGGACTACCAGGTCTTCCTGGTCAGCCGGATGTACGAGGAGTGGCTGGAGACCGGAGACAACCGGCGGGCCGTCCGGATCGGCCTCGCCGAGACCGGCCGGGTGATCAACTCCGCCGCGGTCATCATGATCTCGGTCTTCCTCGCCTTCGTCCTCAGCGGCGACCGCGTGATCGCCATGTTCGGCATCGCGCTGGCCGCCGCCGTCGCCCTGGACGCCTTCGTCCTGCGCACGCTCCTCGTCCCCGCCCTGATGCACATGCTCGGCGGCGCCAACTGGTGGCTGCCCCGCTGGCTCGACGAGCGCATGCCCCGCATCAGCATCGAGCCGCCCGAGTCCCGTGCCGCCCATGAGAGGCTGGCCGCCGTGACGGACGCCGAGGTGGCGGACGTGCTGGCGGAGGAGGAGCGGCAGCGGGATGTACGCGATATCGCTGGGTGA
- a CDS encoding GNAT family N-acetyltransferase, with translation MYAISLGDDGAELRPLEPWHAEEFLAHLERGRDFINQYVPFGSKAVDVDSAREVLQRYADMRAADTGSLHGIWLDGKLVGGVLFLNFEAENGNCEVGCWLEPAGTGRGLITRAMRVLIDFAIEQRGIHRVEWIASAGNTPSLNVARRLGMTRDGVRRESYPYRGVRHDLEVWSILAPEWREARTRAAHKDH, from the coding sequence ATGTACGCGATATCGCTGGGTGACGACGGAGCCGAACTGCGTCCCCTGGAGCCCTGGCACGCCGAGGAGTTCCTGGCCCACCTGGAGCGGGGGAGGGACTTCATCAACCAGTACGTCCCCTTCGGCTCCAAGGCCGTCGATGTCGACTCCGCGCGCGAGGTACTCCAGCGGTACGCCGACATGCGCGCCGCCGACACCGGGTCCCTGCACGGCATCTGGCTGGACGGAAAACTCGTGGGCGGCGTGCTCTTCCTCAACTTCGAGGCGGAGAACGGCAACTGCGAGGTCGGCTGCTGGCTGGAACCCGCGGGCACCGGGCGTGGGCTCATCACGCGCGCGATGCGCGTGCTCATCGACTTCGCGATCGAGCAGCGCGGCATCCACCGCGTCGAGTGGATCGCCTCCGCGGGGAACACGCCCAGCCTGAACGTGGCCCGGCGCCTTGGCATGACCCGCGATGGCGTGCGGCGGGAGAGCTACCCCTATCGTGGGGTGCGGCACGACCTCGAGGTGTGGTCGATCCTGGCCCCCGAGTGGCGTGAGGCACGCACGCGTGCCGCTCACAAGGATCATTAA